One part of the Candidatus Krumholzibacteriia bacterium genome encodes these proteins:
- a CDS encoding chorismate-binding protein encodes MNSVVLRDADSGRWLVFSAPREIIAVSDVADVRGALHAVEAAVSGRGLHAAGFIAYEAAPAFDPAFVVRDAGRLPLLWFGLYDAPRVRGMGPLPRGHCPLPVWRPAIERAEYDRAFARIKSLIASGDTYQVNYSFRLRAAFARHAAGAFFMHRMAGRDPAFGAFLSLPEWTICSASPELFFRLEGELLESRPMKGTRPRGRFLAEDDARAAELRASEKDRAENVMIVDMVRNDLGRIARTGSVHVPRLFDVERHPTVLQMTSTVRAESRAGVAEIIEALFPAASITGAPKARSMQVIAEVESSPRQVYTGAIGFIAPGRRAQFSVAIRTALIDHAAGMAEFGTGGGIVWDSRLDDEYNECGVKARLLREPAPVFDLLETLLWLPDAGYPLLERHLARLAGSAAHFGLPLDTGRVRAALDALAETLPRAPHRVRLRVAADGSVHLDAEAFDAEAGRPRRVALANAPVDSRHPFLFHKTTERGVYREALAACPGFDDVLLYNERGEVTETTIANVVVDIDGVACTPPLTCGLLPGVRRARMIEEEGVCERVITVAELLASPRVRLVNALRGVWEVEVIPVWSAPRSETSLHAALRSARTRPSHAP; translated from the coding sequence GTGAACAGCGTGGTCCTGCGCGACGCCGACAGCGGGCGCTGGCTCGTATTCTCGGCCCCGCGCGAAATCATCGCCGTCAGCGACGTCGCGGATGTCCGCGGCGCGCTGCACGCGGTGGAAGCGGCCGTATCCGGCCGAGGTCTCCACGCCGCCGGGTTCATCGCCTACGAGGCCGCCCCCGCGTTCGATCCCGCGTTCGTGGTGCGGGATGCCGGCCGGCTGCCGCTCTTGTGGTTCGGCCTCTACGACGCACCCCGCGTGCGCGGCATGGGTCCGCTGCCCCGTGGACATTGCCCGTTGCCGGTGTGGCGTCCGGCCATCGAACGCGCCGAGTACGACCGCGCTTTCGCGCGTATCAAGTCGCTCATCGCGAGCGGCGACACCTACCAGGTCAACTACTCCTTCCGTTTGCGCGCCGCCTTCGCCCGCCATGCCGCGGGGGCGTTCTTTATGCACCGGATGGCGGGGCGCGACCCGGCGTTCGGCGCGTTCCTGTCGCTGCCGGAGTGGACCATCTGCAGCGCCTCGCCCGAGTTGTTCTTCCGCCTGGAGGGGGAGCTGCTGGAATCCCGCCCCATGAAGGGCACGCGGCCCCGCGGCCGTTTTCTCGCCGAGGACGACGCGCGCGCGGCCGAGTTGCGCGCGTCGGAAAAGGACCGCGCCGAGAACGTGATGATCGTGGACATGGTGCGCAACGACCTGGGTCGCATTGCGCGCACCGGCTCCGTGCACGTGCCGCGGCTGTTCGACGTCGAGCGCCACCCCACCGTGCTGCAGATGACGTCCACCGTGCGCGCGGAATCACGCGCCGGCGTGGCTGAAATCATCGAAGCACTGTTTCCGGCCGCATCCATCACCGGGGCGCCGAAGGCGCGCAGCATGCAGGTGATCGCGGAGGTCGAGTCGTCGCCGCGGCAGGTGTATACGGGTGCCATTGGCTTCATCGCGCCGGGGCGGCGTGCGCAGTTCAGCGTGGCCATCCGCACCGCGCTCATCGACCACGCGGCAGGAATGGCGGAGTTCGGGACCGGCGGCGGGATCGTGTGGGACTCGCGCCTTGACGACGAGTACAACGAATGCGGGGTGAAGGCGCGCCTGCTGCGCGAGCCCGCGCCGGTATTCGATCTGCTCGAGACGCTGCTGTGGCTGCCGGACGCCGGCTACCCGCTGCTGGAGCGGCACCTGGCCCGCCTGGCCGGGTCCGCCGCGCATTTCGGACTCCCGCTCGACACCGGCCGCGTACGCGCGGCGCTGGATGCACTCGCGGAAACCCTGCCGCGTGCGCCGCACCGCGTGCGCCTGCGGGTGGCGGCGGACGGGAGCGTGCACCTCGACGCGGAGGCCTTCGACGCCGAGGCCGGGCGCCCGCGCCGGGTGGCGCTGGCGAACGCCCCGGTGGACAGCCGGCACCCGTTCCTGTTCCACAAGACCACCGAGCGCGGCGTGTACCGGGAGGCGCTGGCCGCGTGCCCGGGCTTCGACGACGTGCTGCTCTACAACGAACGCGGCGAGGTCACCGAAACCACCATCGCCAACGTGGTGGTGGACATCGACGGTGTGGCCTGCACGCCGCCCCTCACCTGCGGCCTGTTGCCGGGCGTGCGGCGGGCGCGGATGATCGAGGAAGAGGGAGTCTGCGAGCGCGTCATCACGGTGGCCGAACTGCTCGCGAGCCCGCGGGTGCGCCTGGTCAACGCGTTGCGGGGTGTGTGGGAGGTCGAGGTCATTCCGGTCTGGTCGGCTCCACGATCCGAAACGTCGCTTCACGCAGCTCTTCGCTCTGCCAGAACTCGTCCTTCACACGCACCATGA
- a CDS encoding LptF/LptG family permease produces the protein MRPRIHDRYLLSRFLRIFAYSVCAFVLIYITVNVFEEIDNFIDHEASLRSIARYYLHTIPFVLTYVVPVSLLLGTVFSMGIMSRRNELTALLASGVSIRRVAAPVFAFALLVSVGFVFFNDAVVPRANRTKNDIMRHDIEGRQRIDPDLKTDFRYLGARGFVYLAQSYSHANLSLFDVVVQQYDDNTMVRRVDAKRARWVGDHWLFVNGYDRTFDGQEEHIEPFDSLTIPEMTEKPDDFAEEEIDEEDMSYAELSRYIDRVRRSGGSVEQYLVDLHFKFSFPFAGSIFVLIGVALASGKRKQSVATGFGLTLVISFLYYAVLRVGQTLGHNGVLPPLFAAQMGNIIFLVIGLIMLKRTDR, from the coding sequence ATGCGACCGCGAATTCATGATCGTTACCTGCTGAGCCGGTTCCTCCGGATCTTCGCCTACAGCGTTTGCGCGTTTGTACTGATCTACATCACCGTAAACGTCTTCGAAGAGATCGACAACTTCATCGATCACGAGGCCTCGCTCAGGAGCATCGCGCGCTACTACCTGCACACGATTCCCTTCGTACTCACCTACGTGGTCCCGGTGTCGCTGCTGCTGGGCACGGTGTTCTCCATGGGCATCATGTCGCGCCGCAACGAGCTCACCGCGCTGCTCGCCTCCGGGGTGAGCATCCGGCGCGTGGCGGCACCGGTGTTCGCCTTTGCGCTGCTGGTGAGCGTGGGGTTCGTGTTCTTCAACGACGCCGTGGTGCCGCGCGCCAACCGGACCAAGAACGACATCATGCGCCACGACATCGAGGGCCGCCAGCGCATCGACCCGGATCTGAAGACCGACTTCCGCTACCTGGGCGCGCGCGGCTTCGTATACCTGGCGCAGTCCTACAGCCACGCCAATCTGTCGCTGTTCGATGTGGTCGTACAGCAGTACGACGACAACACCATGGTGCGGCGCGTCGACGCCAAGCGCGCGCGCTGGGTGGGCGACCACTGGCTCTTCGTGAACGGGTACGATCGCACCTTCGACGGTCAGGAAGAGCACATCGAGCCCTTCGACTCGCTCACCATCCCGGAGATGACGGAGAAGCCGGATGACTTTGCCGAGGAGGAGATCGACGAGGAGGACATGAGCTACGCCGAGCTGTCGCGCTACATCGATCGCGTGCGGCGCAGTGGGGGCAGCGTGGAACAGTACCTGGTGGACCTGCACTTCAAGTTCAGCTTCCCGTTCGCGGGCTCGATATTCGTGCTCATCGGTGTGGCGCTGGCCTCGGGCAAGCGCAAGCAGTCGGTGGCAACCGGCTTCGGCCTCACCCTGGTGATCAGCTTCCTCTACTACGCGGTGCTGCGCGTGGGCCAGACCCTGGGCCACAACGGCGTGCTGCCGCCGCTGTTTGCAGCACAGATGGGAAATATCATCTTCCTGGTGATCGGGCTCATCATGCTGAAACGGACCGACCGATGA
- a CDS encoding GWxTD domain-containing protein, with product MKRAAIIAAVAAVVLAATAAHAAREYKIGAADLEKLEARTQRQIASLQYLMNPYQLQQYFALPSDSARRAWTMRFWAAKDPTPTTPQNEMKAEHYLRADIAAMEFHINAWPGWDKRGEILIRYGFPDYRGKIDSEVTSSGVEPPGELWYYRRHQMIVRFEDINLNGNYRYAITPLGDSQGMSIDLAEFLIYDTQDAIQERIPQQYLDFYRAPEVNDTGVEWGIREALFGMVEPQRFLRPRMAQTPERIDEIIDPDYARSLPDNPSDVFQMNQVRKMASNFEGVLEDTPASYPFNFEKKSFPFYFGVEQFRGGDGLNRVEVNLEFPLQPVEGASPPARSYRASVVVMDADYAVVDRQQQELGVPADRVRGEVTALMPAQIVFTLPRGYYRVGVAMQDLDASTSSAYRTNVSARNFDGELAISDVLFAQRIAPAESSMPFMRGALVVVPHPIRRYAVGSPVPVYFEIYNLGINREGVSEYEVEYRVAPHPDRKRGLLDRFRGADAVFSSRFKASGYSATEPTHITINSENLEPGLYDFMVRVKDEFWQSEELREATFRIVEPTRPE from the coding sequence ATGAAACGCGCCGCCATCATCGCCGCCGTCGCCGCGGTGGTGCTTGCCGCCACCGCCGCGCACGCCGCCCGCGAGTACAAGATCGGCGCGGCCGACCTGGAGAAGCTGGAGGCGCGCACCCAGCGGCAGATCGCCTCGCTGCAGTACCTGATGAACCCCTACCAGCTGCAGCAGTACTTTGCGCTGCCCTCCGACAGCGCGCGGCGCGCGTGGACCATGCGCTTCTGGGCCGCGAAGGACCCGACACCCACCACACCCCAGAACGAGATGAAGGCGGAGCACTACCTGCGCGCCGACATCGCGGCCATGGAGTTCCACATCAATGCGTGGCCGGGCTGGGACAAGCGCGGCGAAATCCTGATCCGCTACGGCTTCCCCGACTATCGCGGCAAGATCGATTCGGAGGTGACCTCGAGCGGGGTGGAGCCGCCCGGCGAGCTGTGGTACTACCGCCGCCACCAGATGATCGTGCGTTTCGAGGACATCAACCTGAACGGCAACTACCGCTATGCGATCACGCCGCTGGGCGATTCGCAGGGCATGTCCATCGACCTGGCCGAGTTCCTCATCTACGACACCCAGGACGCCATCCAGGAGCGCATTCCCCAGCAGTACCTCGACTTCTACCGCGCCCCAGAGGTCAACGACACCGGCGTGGAGTGGGGCATCCGCGAGGCGCTCTTCGGCATGGTCGAGCCGCAGCGCTTCCTGCGCCCGCGCATGGCGCAGACACCGGAGCGCATCGACGAGATCATCGACCCCGACTACGCGCGCTCGCTTCCCGACAACCCGTCCGACGTCTTCCAGATGAACCAGGTGCGCAAGATGGCGTCCAACTTCGAGGGTGTGCTCGAAGACACCCCCGCGTCGTACCCGTTCAATTTCGAGAAGAAATCGTTTCCCTTCTACTTCGGCGTGGAGCAGTTTCGCGGCGGCGACGGTCTGAACCGCGTGGAAGTCAACCTGGAGTTCCCGCTGCAACCGGTGGAGGGCGCATCGCCGCCCGCGCGTTCCTACCGCGCCAGCGTGGTGGTGATGGACGCGGACTACGCCGTCGTCGACCGCCAGCAGCAGGAGCTGGGTGTTCCTGCCGACCGCGTGCGGGGCGAGGTGACCGCCCTGATGCCGGCGCAGATCGTCTTCACCCTGCCGCGCGGCTACTACCGGGTGGGCGTGGCCATGCAGGACCTCGACGCGAGCACCTCGTCGGCATACCGGACCAACGTGTCCGCGCGCAACTTCGACGGCGAGCTCGCCATCAGCGACGTGCTCTTCGCGCAGCGCATCGCCCCGGCGGAGTCCAGCATGCCCTTCATGCGCGGCGCGCTGGTGGTGGTGCCGCACCCCATCCGCCGTTATGCGGTGGGTTCGCCGGTGCCGGTGTACTTCGAGATCTACAACCTGGGGATCAACCGCGAGGGCGTGTCCGAGTACGAGGTGGAATACCGGGTCGCACCCCACCCCGACCGCAAGCGGGGGCTGCTGGACCGTTTCCGCGGGGCGGACGCGGTGTTCTCGTCGCGCTTCAAGGCGTCGGGTTACAGCGCCACCGAGCCCACCCACATCACCATCAACAGCGAGAACCTCGAACCCGGGCTGTACGATTTCATGGTGCGTGTGAAGGACGAGTTCTGGCAGAGCGAAGAGCTGCGTGAAGCGACGTTTCGGATCGTGGAGCCGACCAGACCGGAATGA
- a CDS encoding LptF/LptG family permease: MIFERYILRNYLGPFFFSMAVITFVFIMDFILRYIDLFLGKGVKFHIVLQVFALSLGHMFALIIPMAVLPATLMTYGNLSGENEITAMRACGVSLYRMIVPGLIGAALMSAGLVVYNNHVLPESNHRLLNLLIDIQRKQPTVELRANRFIDDLQGYTIYFAEKNDRTGDISEVQIFKKAEKDALPTTIIAESGHLQFIEGQNLLRVDLKNGEIHELPLAKDRETYRRTSFKEYTINIRDVDRSLQRSERDYRGDREMSVRMMEDKIQEIRSEMELARQEMIREAGTRMDATFSLLDARDRARMWAPRDSAQAARQARAGGAESGLKPRMRVRPSDSGGRVVPLEARNEFLTRQRIETEINKRGSFAQQIRRYQVEIHKKYSIPFACVIFVLVGAPLALRMGRSGMNMAIGLSILFFLIYYVGLIGGEKLADRGITSPFVAMWAPNIIFGIMAVLLLRKAAREQAVSEWSAVSLLRTIFRRNATANS, from the coding sequence ATGATCTTCGAGCGTTACATCCTTCGCAACTACCTCGGCCCCTTCTTCTTCTCGATGGCGGTAATAACCTTCGTGTTCATAATGGATTTCATCCTCCGCTACATCGATCTGTTCCTGGGCAAAGGCGTGAAGTTCCACATCGTGCTGCAAGTGTTTGCGCTCAGTCTCGGGCACATGTTCGCATTAATCATACCAATGGCCGTATTGCCAGCAACGCTCATGACTTACGGCAATCTGAGCGGCGAAAACGAGATCACCGCCATGCGCGCCTGCGGGGTCTCGCTCTACCGCATGATCGTGCCCGGGCTGATCGGGGCCGCCCTGATGAGCGCGGGGCTGGTGGTCTACAACAACCACGTCCTGCCGGAATCCAACCACCGCCTGCTCAACCTGCTGATCGACATCCAGCGCAAGCAGCCCACCGTGGAGCTGCGCGCCAACCGTTTCATCGACGACCTGCAGGGCTACACCATCTACTTCGCGGAGAAGAACGACCGCACCGGCGACATCTCCGAGGTGCAGATCTTCAAGAAGGCGGAGAAGGACGCGCTCCCCACCACCATCATCGCCGAGAGCGGGCACCTGCAGTTCATCGAGGGTCAGAACCTGCTGCGCGTGGATCTGAAGAACGGCGAGATTCACGAACTGCCGCTGGCGAAGGACCGCGAGACCTACCGGCGAACGTCGTTCAAGGAGTACACCATCAACATCCGCGACGTGGACCGTTCCCTGCAGCGCTCGGAGCGCGACTACCGCGGCGACCGCGAGATGAGCGTGCGCATGATGGAGGACAAGATCCAGGAGATCCGCTCGGAGATGGAGTTGGCCCGCCAGGAGATGATCCGCGAGGCGGGAACCCGCATGGACGCCACCTTCTCCCTGCTCGACGCGCGCGACCGCGCCCGCATGTGGGCGCCCCGCGACAGCGCGCAGGCCGCCCGCCAGGCGCGCGCGGGGGGGGCGGAATCCGGTCTCAAGCCGCGCATGCGGGTGCGTCCGTCCGACTCCGGCGGCCGCGTCGTCCCGCTGGAGGCGCGCAACGAGTTCCTCACCCGCCAGCGCATCGAGACCGAGATCAACAAGCGGGGTTCGTTCGCGCAGCAGATCCGCCGCTACCAGGTGGAGATCCACAAGAAGTACTCGATTCCCTTTGCGTGCGTGATCTTCGTGCTGGTGGGGGCGCCCCTGGCGCTGCGCATGGGCCGCTCGGGAATGAACATGGCGATCGGCTTGAGCATTCTGTTCTTTCTGATCTACTATGTGGGTCTGATCGGGGGCGAGAAGCTGGCCGACCGCGGCATCACCAGTCCGTTCGTCGCCATGTGGGCGCCGAACATCATCTTTGGGATCATGGCGGTCCTGCTGCTGCGCAAGGCCGCGCGTGAGCAGGCCGTATCGGAGTGGTCGGCGGTTTCCCTCCTTCGCACAATTTTCCGCCGCAATGCGACCGCGAATTCATGA